CTGACGGGAGAATTCTGATCAAGGAACTCGGTTGTAATGATGAGATCATTATTGGCTCGAAAATTAGAGTTTATGTGGAAAGAATTGAAGATTATCATGGTAATGTTGTTCTTAGCCGTGAAAAAGCAATTAGGGACGAAAAATGGAATAAGTTCGAAGAAGATACAGTTACAAGGGCTGAAGTAAGCGGAGTTATTAAACGCTCAATTAAATGTGGCTTTATTGTTGATCTTGGTGACGGAATAAGCGCTTTTTTACCGCTGAGTCATGTGGATTTGAAGCAAGTAAAAGACGCGAAGCACCTTATTGAAACTGAACAAAAGTTCATCGTGCTTAAAATGGATAAGAAGCAAGGTAATATTGTAGTATCAAGAAAGCTGGTGTTAGAAAAATTGCACGCTGGTGAAAAAATTAAATTTTTAGAATCTTTAAATGAAGGCGATATAATAGAAGGAAAAATAAAAAGCATCACTCATTACGGTGTATTTGTCGGCATTCATGAATCAGATGTAGTGGGAGTTATAGATGGATTGTTACATATTACAGATATCTCTTGGAGTAGGGTAAGTCATCCATCTGCAGTTTTTGCTTGTGGCCAGACTATAAAAGTTAAAATTATAAAAATAGATAAGGAAAATGCTAAAATTTCCTTGGGTGTGAAGCAGCTAGAAGATAGCCCTTGGCAAGATGCAGAGTCAAAGTATCTGGTTGATAGTGTGCATAAGGGTCATGTAACAAGTATAGAAGATTATGGATTGTTTGTTGAGCTTAGACCTGGAATTGAAGGTTTAGTGCACTCGTCGGAAATAACTTGGGTTAAGAGCAATTTACCAGTTAGTAGCCTTGTGACAAGGGGACAAGAAGTATATGTAAAAATTCTCAGTATTGACATTGCTAAGAGTAGGATGAGTTTAAGCATGAAAAGGTGTGTAGACAACCCTTGGCAAGTATTTATCAATAAATATCCTCCTGGTTCTATTGTTTCTGGTGAAGTGAAGAATAATACCGGCTCATATGTATCTGTTGTTTTCAGTGATTCTGAAATAGATGAGAACGTAGAAGGGACAATATATGCGAAAGATTTAAGTTGGTCTAAAAATGGTTCAGATGAGATAAAGAAGTATAATGTAGGTGATAAAATAGAAGCAAAAGTAATAAGGGCTAACGTGAATCGGGCAAGAATTTATCTTGGAATAAAACAAATAGAGTATGATCCTCTTGAAGAACTGATAAAGAAAGTTAAGGTAGGCGATAAAATACAGGTTATTGTAGGTAAGAGAGAAGATAATGGACTAGTCGTTGAAGTTGAGAACGATGTAACCCTTCTAATAGATCAAGAGCATTTACCGGAAAATAAAAAGTTCTCTATGTCAGAAAAAATAGAAGTTGAAGTATTGGGTGTTGAAGAATATAACATAGTATTATCTGCTAAGTGATAAGGTTTACTTATTTTGATTTCATATAAATGGCAACAAAGTCTGATATAATAGCGAGGGTAGCAAAAAGACATCCTTTTTTAGATAAGATTGTTATAGCAGCTATAGTTGATAGATTTTTTGGGATACTTTCAAGCACATTGAAACATCATAATAGAGTTGAAATTAGGGGGTTTGGTTCTTTTTCAGTTAGAAGTTATAACTTGAAAGAAACAAGCCATTTAATGTTACAGAAGTTTACAAAGAATCAATACTTTAAAACATATTTTCGTAGCAGTAAAAAATTATCTGATTTGATAAATGAATAAAAATTTATACCATAAATAAGATGAAAGTAGGGGTTTGAGTCTATACTGTACGATAGAAATTTTTAGCACCATATGCAAGTAGTAGAAATAGTTATACGTAATAACACATACAAAATATCTTGCGAAAGTGGGAAGAAGAGCCATTTATTACGCCTTGCTAATAGTTTTGATAAGCTAGTTGGTTCTGTATCTCAAAAAACTGGAGGTAAGGGTTCGGATGCATTAAATTTCTTACTTGCAGCACTAATTCTTGAGGATAAAATTTTAGAATTAACAAAGCGGTTGGATGAAGCAAATCAAGAGCGTGAAAAGTATAGAAACGAGAAAAGAATAGAATATACTGAGGTACTAGATAAGGTAAATAAGATTATCACTAATCTTGAATGCATAAAGGATTAGCTTCAATAAAGCAAGCAATTAAATTGACTATCTGACTATTTAAGCCAGGAGGGAGGTTTGTCTTACGAGTTATGTAACAATATAATTCGTAATCATCAAGATCAACTATTTTTTCGTATTCGATTAGTTCGCTTAAGGAAAATTTATCAAGATATTTCAATGCGAAATGCCCTAAAAGTATATCGGTTTCTTTGCAACCCCTATGCCAGCTTCTATACATTAATTTTCTTCTGAGTAGTGAGGTATCTGTCATTACAATTAAACTTTTTTTAATTTAAAAGTTAAACTAAATACTTGTCAAGCGAGGCGCGTTTTAATATACTTAACATTTTGTTAAGATCTAAGTATACAGGTGGAATTAATTTCTAATCTTATCCATCAATTTAGCGATGGAATATATTATTTTTTGTCATTTTCTTTAATAATTTCTGTCATAGTATTCGTGCATGAATATGGGCATTATGTTGTTGCCAAAGTATGCAAAGTTAAAGTTGAATCTTTTTCTATAGGTTTTGGTCCTGAAATTTTTGGTTTTAACGATGAGTCTGGAACTAGATGGAAATTAAGCGCTGTTCCATTGGGTGGTTATGTTAAGATGTTAGGGGATACTAATGCAGCGAGTGTCCCAGCTGATCAAAAAGAATTAACTGAAGAAGAAAAGTTGTATTCATTTCATACAAAACCGCGGTATAAAAAAGCAGCAGTGATTTTTGCAGGACCTTTTGCAAATATGATACTTGCTGTTATAGCTTTTACAATATTTTTTAGTACGGCAGGGTATTACCGCACTCCACCGGTGATTAGGGATGTAATTGAAGGAAGTGCAGCCAAACAAGCTGGCCTATTACCAGGTGACACTATTACACAAATCAATGAACATAAAATAAAATACTTTGAAGATATTTCACGTGTGATAATGTCGAACCCCAAGACGAGAATGGAAATTAAATATAGCAGAAATAATGAGGAGCGTAGAACTAGCCTGACTCCATTGACAATTGAGAGTAGAGATGTTTTTGGCAACATAATAGAAAGAGAAACTATAGGGATTATTTCAGTCAATACATTAAAGCAGTCATCTTTTCTTGGGGCTGTGAGCTTATCAGTAAGTGAAACTTACCACACTATGTGCTTAACGATCAAAGCTATCTTTCAAATTATCGTTGGTAAGAGAAGTGCAAGTGAAATAGGTGGACCAATAAAAATTGCAAAATATTCAGGGCAATCAGCCAAAAAAGGATTTATTATGGTTGTGTATCTCATGGCAATTATTTCAGCTAATTTAGCTGCGATTAACTTGCTACCAATTCCGCTACTGGATGGTGGGCATTTATTTCGTTATATTATAGAAGCAGTTATACGTAGAGATTTAAGTTTGAAATATCAAAAATATGAGGCTACCTTTGGTGCTTTCATTTTGTTCTTGCTGATGGCAATTGCAATTTCGAATGATATTAGGAGTCTTTTTTAAAATAAATATGAAAAAGCTACTTTACATATTATTAATAGTAATTTTTCCCGCTCTACTTGTTGCTTTAGAAAATAAGGAAAAAGTACAGATAAAAGATATCAAATGCATTGGCAATGAGCGAGTAAGCAATCAAACAATAGGGTTTTATATAAAGTTGGAACCTGGTAGCTATGTAGATGACGATGATATAGATTCGATTATAAAAGGTTTATATAAAACAAAGTTGTTTGCTAGTGTTAACGCTTATATCGATGATAAAAAAAATTTAGTAGTAAAAATTCAAGAAAATCCACTAATTAACAAGATAATATTAAAGGGTAATAAATTATTTAACAGCAAAGAGCTGCTAAATAATGTAATTCAATCAAAATCGCTAACTATTTTCACTGAAACAAAATTGCAAAACGATTTAATGAATTTAATCACTACTTATAGAAATAACGGTAAGGTTGGTGTTAACGTTGCATATGAGCTGAATAAGCTTGATAGTAATAGGGTCAATCTAATTTTTAAAATAAAAGAAGGTAAAACCTCTAAAATTAAGGATATAAGATTTATAGGTAACAAAAACTTTTCTGAAAACGAGCTAGAGCAAGCTATTAAAGTGCATAGTAATGACATATTTAGTAAGTTATTTAGAGCCATGTTTAAGGGCGGAACTCGTTATTCACCACAATATTTATTGATTAACACAGAATTGCTCGATCGTTTTTATTCGTCTAAGGGATATATTCAAAATAATATTCAACCGATTGTTGAGGTTGATAATAACAATCAGATAGAGTTGACTTTTTTGATTGACGAAGGACAGCAATATTTGTTTGGAAATAATGAGGTTAATATTGAAACTGAAATTCAGGATTTGAGCCTAAAAGGAGAAATATTGGATTTTATAACAGAGGAAAACGATAAGGTATTTAATAGAGTTAAAATTAATAATACAGTAGAAAAAATAAACAAGTATTTAAATGAGAAAGGATATATATTTGCAAAAGTTAATCCAGAGTATGCACAACGTGACAATGTTGTAGATGTGACCTACAGAGTGCTGCCGGGTAAAAAGATTTATATAAATCAAATTACAATTGATGGTAACGATCGCACTTTAGATAAAGTG
The nucleotide sequence above comes from Wolbachia endosymbiont of Oedothorax gibbosus. Encoded proteins:
- a CDS encoding succinate dehydrogenase assembly factor 2 → MTDTSLLRRKLMYRSWHRGCKETDILLGHFALKYLDKFSLSELIEYEKIVDLDDYELYCYITRKTNLPPGLNSQIVNLIACFIEANPLCIQD
- a CDS encoding HU family DNA-binding protein, whose amino-acid sequence is MATKSDIIARVAKRHPFLDKIVIAAIVDRFFGILSSTLKHHNRVEIRGFGSFSVRSYNLKETSHLMLQKFTKNQYFKTYFRSSKKLSDLINE
- the rseP gene encoding RIP metalloprotease RseP, yielding MELISNLIHQFSDGIYYFLSFSLIISVIVFVHEYGHYVVAKVCKVKVESFSIGFGPEIFGFNDESGTRWKLSAVPLGGYVKMLGDTNAASVPADQKELTEEEKLYSFHTKPRYKKAAVIFAGPFANMILAVIAFTIFFSTAGYYRTPPVIRDVIEGSAAKQAGLLPGDTITQINEHKIKYFEDISRVIMSNPKTRMEIKYSRNNEERRTSLTPLTIESRDVFGNIIERETIGIISVNTLKQSSFLGAVSLSVSETYHTMCLTIKAIFQIIVGKRSASEIGGPIKIAKYSGQSAKKGFIMVVYLMAIISANLAAINLLPIPLLDGGHLFRYIIEAVIRRDLSLKYQKYEATFGAFILFLLMAIAISNDIRSLF
- a CDS encoding 30S ribosomal protein S1, whose translation is MNNNNPSVNLPITIRKLSSNKFIEEICQGQFEDQDNALFEDSFVNKIKEGDVVEGVITRINPNDVVVDIGLKSDGRILIKELGCNDEIIIGSKIRVYVERIEDYHGNVVLSREKAIRDEKWNKFEEDTVTRAEVSGVIKRSIKCGFIVDLGDGISAFLPLSHVDLKQVKDAKHLIETEQKFIVLKMDKKQGNIVVSRKLVLEKLHAGEKIKFLESLNEGDIIEGKIKSITHYGVFVGIHESDVVGVIDGLLHITDISWSRVSHPSAVFACGQTIKVKIIKIDKENAKISLGVKQLEDSPWQDAESKYLVDSVHKGHVTSIEDYGLFVELRPGIEGLVHSSEITWVKSNLPVSSLVTRGQEVYVKILSIDIAKSRMSLSMKRCVDNPWQVFINKYPPGSIVSGEVKNNTGSYVSVVFSDSEIDENVEGTIYAKDLSWSKNGSDEIKKYNVGDKIEAKVIRANVNRARIYLGIKQIEYDPLEELIKKVKVGDKIQVIVGKREDNGLVVEVENDVTLLIDQEHLPENKKFSMSEKIEVEVLGVEEYNIVLSAK
- a CDS encoding cell division protein ZapA, whose amino-acid sequence is MQVVEIVIRNNTYKISCESGKKSHLLRLANSFDKLVGSVSQKTGGKGSDALNFLLAALILEDKILELTKRLDEANQEREKYRNEKRIEYTEVLDKVNKIITNLECIKD